In the genome of Dermacentor andersoni chromosome 3, qqDerAnde1_hic_scaffold, whole genome shotgun sequence, one region contains:
- the LOC126524270 gene encoding uncharacterized protein, with amino-acid sequence MQVSQTYALFSKKSGNYLLVQLPSPRCCVAIATECISVIRLLLIISGDVETNPGPASLDIVLAELQKLTAGQTTLVQELKGLKLQLTTTDKTISDLNKRMTDLEAHYQALMPLRQDIEILQTTSTETTRLVTALEARFDDAENRSRRNNLIFHGITDPTTNETFTKSEELIIQICRDHLQTDINPTDIERAHRLGKHTKDRNRPIIVKFAHWKTKDALLSKGRMLKGTNYSVGEDFSRLTQKARKALLHFAKSKSLAYSLRYKTLYIGPKRYVFDESSNSVKEIV; translated from the coding sequence ATGCAGGTTAGTCAAACATATGCACTTTTTTCTAAAAAATCAGGCAATTATCTTCTGGTACAGCTCCCCAGCCCACGGTGCTGCGTCGCGATTGCCACTGAGTGCATTTCTGTCATCCGTCTGCTATTAATCATATCTGGTGATGTCGAGACTAACCCTGGTCCTGCCAGCCTTGACATTGTACTGGCCGAATTGCAGAAACTAACCGCCGGCCAAACAACACTTGTGCAGGAGCTAAAGGGCCTGAAACTGCAGCTGACCACCACAGACAAAACAATCAGTGACCTGAATAAGCGCATGACCGACTTAGAGGCCCATTATCAGGCTCTCATGCCTCTACGCCAAGACATAGAAATACTGCAGACAACATCAACTGAAACAACTCGCCTAGTCACAGCATTAGAGGCCCGTTTCGACGACGCCGAAAACCGATCTCGCCGCAATAACTTGATCTTCCACGGAATTACTGACCCCACTACAAATGAAACATTTACTAAGTCTGAAGAATTAATAATCCAGATCTGCCGTGATCATTTACAAACCGACATCAACCCCACAGATATAGAACGGGCACATCGCTTAGGAAAACACACCAAAGATCGAAATCGTCCAATAATAGTAAAATTCGCACATTGGAAAACGAAAGACGCCCTTCTGTCAAAAGGCCGAATGCTGAAAGGAACTAATTATAGTGTAGGTGAAGATTTCTCTCGCCTGACTCAGAAAGCACGGAAGgcccttttgcatttcgccaaatCTAAATCACTTGCATATTCTCTACGCTATAAAACTTTGTACATTGGTCCTAAACGATATGTTTTTGATGAATCATCTAACTCTGTAAAAGAAATTGTGTAG